In Methanobrevibacter sp. TMH8, the sequence CAATCTTTTGTCACCATTTATACTTGTAATTCCTTTAGAATGGTTTGTTTTCTACTTAGCTCATTACAATGGCGAAGATCCAGGAAGCACAAGACATATTGGCAAAGTAAGATATGAATAAATGTTTATATAATAAAAAAATAGTAAATAGGCTTCTATAGCCTATTTAATAAAAATATTAAATAAGTTAGTAAAGTTATCTTGATTATTTAATATCTACTTTTAATTTTTTGACTTCAACTTTAGGAAGTTCTAAAAAAAGAACACCATTACTAAACTCTGCTTTTGAATCATTCATTTTAACTTTGGTAGGTAAACGGATAGTTCTTCTAGCTGGACCATATGTTCTTCCTCTTATTAAGAATTCACAGTTATTTTCTTCATTACATTCTTCACCAAAGAAAGTGGCAATTGTCAATTCCCTATCAGCGATTTCAATATCAATTTCATCTTTGTTTACACCAGGAAGGTCAACTTTTACATAGTAAACATCCCCAGCATCTATAAGGTCAAGAGTTATTTTACCAGGAGCTGTTTCTTTATATTCACTTATTTTGGTATCAACATCTTTTTGGAAAGATTTTAGATTTACGAGAATATCATCCATAGTTTTTCCAAAATCATTAGCTACTCTACCAGCAACATTTCTTCCTTTTTCAACGCTTTTATCTACTTTATCTGAGAACTCATCATACTTATCTTTATCAAGTTTAGGTTTTTCACTCATATTTTGTCTCCTTATAAATTTTAATTTTAAAAATTCCAAGATATTTTATAAAATTTTTTAAAACTATAATATGATTATATATTTTTTACAAAATATCAAATATGTTTATCAATATAATATGTGTCTAACTTATTATTATAACTTTTGGTAATTAAAATTTTATAGTATATTATAAAGTAGTTAATAGCTACAAAAAACATGAAAATAAAAATAAAATTTAATTATAATATGATTAATTAAAATTTGAAATATAAAAATAAAAATGAAATAAAAATGAAATAAAATAAAAAATAAATAAATAAAAAATAAAATAAAATAAAATAAAAACTATTACCTATAAATAATCATCATCATTATATTTATCTTTTCTTTCTATTTTTTTAACTCTTTCTAGTTTAGATATTATTTCATCAATACCTTCACCTTCATAAGCTGAAATAAGTAAATAATCATCAATATTATCTAAATAGCTATCTAAATAATTGAGATTATCATCAGAATTGTCTCTATTCATATTAGATATATCTATTTTATTGAAAAGATAAACCATCGGAACATCAAATATTCTATTGATTTCTTCAGAAAGATTATATTGAGCATCTATAGTAAAACCACATGTTTCAGATACATCAATTATGAAAAATATTGCATCAGCTAAGTGTTCAAGAGCTACCATAGCATTTAATTCAATTTCATTCATGTCTAAAATTGGTCTATCAAGAAGTCCCGGAGTGTCAATAATCTGTATTTTCTTCCAATTTCTCTCAAGATGTCCAATTTGAATTCCTTTAGTTGTGAAAGGATAATTAGCTACTTCTGGAGTTGCATCAGTTATTTGACGAAGAAGTGTAGATTTACCCACATTCGGAAATCCAGCTATTACTATTGTAGTAGCTTCAAAATCGATAGTTGGCATGTTTCTAAGGTTAGCTTTTGCAAAATCTAAAAAATCAAGGTCTTTCTTAATTTTATTTACAACCGAAGCTATCCTTCCATAAGCTTGTTTTTGAAGGGAACTTGCTTTTTCTGAAGGTGCTCTTCTAATTCTTCCAGCATAATCTTTTTCAAGTTGAGTAAGTATCCCATAAGCCCAATTCAGCGCACCAAGAGCCTTTTTCATATCATCGACACCAACAGTTATATCTATATAATCTTGATAGAATTCTGGAAGTGTTTCAATATCAGGTACTCTATCTATAATCATCTTAAGCCTATCTTTAATAACTTGACAGGCAGTTATAACACGAGTTTCTTCAATTCGCTTTCCTTTTAGCCTTTTTGGAATCTTTGAAGTTCTAGCTAAATCCGCTGCTTTTTTTCCTCTCCTAAAGCCTTTATCTAAAAGTTCATCAGGAGTAGGAATAGTTGGTATCATCATTATATTAACCTAAATAAAATAAATTGTAGTTTAAAAAGTTCATAACTTTATGATTTCAATATATCAATATTAAA encodes:
- a CDS encoding NOG1 family protein, producing the protein MMIPTIPTPDELLDKGFRRGKKAADLARTSKIPKRLKGKRIEETRVITACQVIKDRLKMIIDRVPDIETLPEFYQDYIDITVGVDDMKKALGALNWAYGILTQLEKDYAGRIRRAPSEKASSLQKQAYGRIASVVNKIKKDLDFLDFAKANLRNMPTIDFEATTIVIAGFPNVGKSTLLRQITDATPEVANYPFTTKGIQIGHLERNWKKIQIIDTPGLLDRPILDMNEIELNAMVALEHLADAIFFIIDVSETCGFTIDAQYNLSEEINRIFDVPMVYLFNKIDISNMNRDNSDDNLNYLDSYLDNIDDYLLISAYEGEGIDEIISKLERVKKIERKDKYNDDDYL
- a CDS encoding Hsp20/alpha crystallin family protein, producing the protein MSEKPKLDKDKYDEFSDKVDKSVEKGRNVAGRVANDFGKTMDDILVNLKSFQKDVDTKISEYKETAPGKITLDLIDAGDVYYVKVDLPGVNKDEIDIEIADRELTIATFFGEECNEENNCEFLIRGRTYGPARRTIRLPTKVKMNDSKAEFSNGVLFLELPKVEVKKLKVDIK